From a region of the Deltaproteobacteria bacterium genome:
- a CDS encoding NAD(P)/FAD-dependent oxidoreductase, whose amino-acid sequence MTTRYDTIVVGGGPNGLVCAAYLAKAGRKVLLLERRHETGGGLNTDEYHGFRFNLHAIYHMMGERMPAHHDLDLPSLGLRYLYPSVGAAFPLRDGRALIFSRDPHATAHSIEQLSPHDGAAFLKMWDEFQPMLEQYLIPMTYQLPLPPVDQLVEMGQTAVGTRLGEISELSFVEMLDEYGFRDPRVRLALLSFPGMWGLHLDAPLGYLYPLYLCRMLSAGLVKGGSHRLSSALYRSFLRSGGTVLDQSEVTRIVIENGAAAGVDVAGGQRFEARAIVSTLNPEQTFVQLVGEPALPEDLLASVHTWEWEERTMFGLHLGIRGRIAFRSSEPRVGEAMIVFCGLETEEELHDHLRRVDAGAERECRWLHVTLPTHFDATMAPPGHQVLRAEAVVKYSPAWKSEGDAFGDSCLKLLQQYADIGEIVLRRHYTPLDIEAKLTTMKRGSIKHGAYAPLQMGSLRPNDLCSRSATPIPGLFIGGASMYPGGMILGGPGFLAAAVVGEFLETSADGAS is encoded by the coding sequence GCTGAACACGGACGAGTACCACGGCTTCCGCTTCAACCTCCATGCCATCTACCACATGATGGGCGAGCGCATGCCCGCGCATCATGATCTCGATCTGCCCAGCCTCGGACTTCGATACTTGTATCCCTCAGTCGGCGCCGCCTTCCCGTTGCGCGACGGCCGCGCGCTGATCTTCTCGCGTGACCCGCACGCAACGGCGCACTCAATCGAGCAGCTCAGCCCGCACGACGGCGCGGCCTTTCTGAAGATGTGGGACGAATTCCAGCCGATGCTCGAGCAGTATCTCATCCCGATGACGTATCAACTCCCCCTGCCGCCCGTGGATCAGCTGGTCGAGATGGGCCAGACGGCGGTCGGTACCCGACTCGGCGAAATATCCGAGTTGAGCTTCGTCGAGATGCTCGATGAGTACGGCTTCCGCGACCCGCGCGTACGGCTGGCGTTGCTGTCGTTTCCCGGCATGTGGGGCCTACATCTCGATGCCCCGCTCGGCTACCTGTATCCGCTCTACTTGTGCCGCATGCTCTCGGCCGGACTCGTGAAAGGCGGCTCGCATCGGTTGTCGTCGGCCCTCTATCGATCGTTCCTGCGCAGCGGCGGCACGGTGCTCGATCAATCCGAAGTTACGCGCATCGTGATCGAGAACGGAGCCGCGGCCGGCGTCGATGTTGCCGGCGGCCAGCGCTTCGAGGCCAGGGCGATCGTCTCGACGCTGAACCCGGAGCAGACTTTCGTGCAGCTAGTGGGTGAGCCAGCGCTTCCGGAAGATCTGCTCGCTTCGGTACACACGTGGGAGTGGGAGGAGCGGACGATGTTTGGCCTCCACCTCGGCATCCGCGGCCGCATTGCCTTCAGGAGCAGCGAGCCGCGCGTGGGCGAGGCCATGATCGTCTTCTGCGGCCTCGAGACGGAGGAGGAGTTGCACGATCATCTGCGCCGCGTCGATGCCGGCGCCGAGCGCGAATGCCGCTGGCTCCACGTCACGCTACCGACTCACTTCGACGCCACCATGGCGCCGCCGGGCCATCAGGTGCTGCGCGCTGAAGCGGTGGTGAAGTACAGCCCGGCTTGGAAGAGCGAAGGCGATGCGTTCGGCGACAGTTGCCTCAAGCTGCTGCAGCAGTATGCGGACATCGGCGAGATCGTGCTGCGCCGGCATTACACTCCGCTCGACATCGAAGCGAAGCTGACCACGATGAAGCGCGGCTCGATCAAGCACGGCGCCTACGCGCCGTTGCAGATGGGCTCCCTGCGGCCCAACGACCTGTGCTCCCGCAGCGCGACACCGATCCCGGGCTTGTTCATCGGGGGCGCCTCGATGTATCCCGGCGGCATGATCCTCGGTGGCCCCGGCTTCTTGGCAGCCGCGGTTGTGGGCGAGTTCCTCGAAACCAGCGCCGACGGCGCCTCGTGA
- a CDS encoding DUF721 domain-containing protein, translated as MPIRPAFPGRTRRRASDSAADAGAHALKRRHPWRSASRYEQSASPPTPGSFRNGILFVIVASHTWIQELQFLKDDIRTRLDQRLGETDPPLLRDIYEAGGHGPRPDSTRYCQTGEDLPGRLHVTHRFVAHPFPPVRAYRIDLNRRFRLVGRMQRLLWRRRFAIAVTLIMLARARCAAGAAVPDFLSNPLPGATEPPQPLLHQLAEQWQSRTFGYTPRTRHRNLDGTPKYTNRLFLTSSPYLLQHAHNPVNWYPWGDEAFETAKQLGRPVLLSVGYSTCHWCHVMEEESFEDEEIARFLNEHYVAIKVDREERPDVDGIYMSAVQTLTGSGGWPMTVWLTPERKPFYAGTYFPARDGDRGARVGFLTLLQQIDRSYREHPDVVSESASALVEHIRRSLAATASDGGLPNADVLHAAARQYASRFDPENGGVRGAPKFPSSLPIRFLLRYSRHAGNQQALAMATQTLAQMAAGGIYDQIGGGFHRYSTDARWLVPHFEKMLYDNALLAVAYLEAFQATGREDFAGVTHQILRYVERDMTAPDGAFYSATDADSLAPNGRREEGWFFTWTPAEIDAALRSEQASAVKTYYAVTARGNFEQRNILHTPRSLAAVATELKLPEQKVRVLVGESREPLYQVRNRRPAPLRDEKILAAWNGLMISAFARAALGLGDRRYAERAARAADFVLTRMRKDGRLLRSFTDGHARHNGYLEDYAFVIAGLLDLYEATGDARWLDEAVVLDRVLEQHFEDTRVGGFFMTSNDHEALLAREKPSYDGAEPSGNSVQVLNLLRLHELTTNDHYRRRAERALSAFGDTLARAPTALSEMLLAVDYQLDTPKEIVVVVPSTRGQADPFLVPLRTTFLPNRSLTIVASDDVATLAKRVPLVEGKIARGGKATAYVCERRVCALPTTDPAVFAKQIAKVTPLTPTATP; from the coding sequence GTGCCAATTCGCCCCGCGTTCCCTGGTCGCACTCGTCGCAGAGCAAGCGATTCTGCAGCAGACGCGGGCGCACATGCGCTGAAACGTCGTCATCCTTGGAGATCAGCGTCGCGGTATGAGCAATCAGCCAGCCCGCCGACGCCGGGCAGCTTCCGCAACGGCATCCTCTTCGTTATCGTCGCCAGCCACACCTGGATCCAGGAACTGCAGTTTCTCAAGGACGACATCCGCACACGACTCGACCAACGTTTGGGTGAAACCGACCCGCCGTTGCTGCGCGACATCTATGAAGCCGGCGGCCATGGGCCTCGGCCTGACAGTACACGGTACTGTCAGACTGGTGAGGATTTGCCCGGTCGGCTGCACGTTACGCACAGATTTGTCGCACACCCATTCCCGCCGGTGCGGGCATATCGGATTGACTTGAATCGCCGGTTCAGGCTCGTTGGTCGGATGCAGCGGCTGCTGTGGCGCCGAAGGTTCGCCATCGCGGTGACTCTCATCATGCTCGCGCGCGCTCGTTGCGCCGCCGGCGCGGCCGTGCCGGACTTCCTGTCGAACCCGCTGCCCGGGGCCACCGAGCCCCCGCAACCGTTGCTCCATCAGCTCGCGGAACAATGGCAGAGCCGCACCTTCGGCTACACGCCGCGCACACGTCATCGCAATCTCGACGGCACTCCGAAATACACCAACCGGCTCTTCCTCACGTCGAGTCCCTACTTGCTCCAGCATGCCCACAACCCAGTGAACTGGTACCCGTGGGGAGACGAGGCGTTCGAGACCGCCAAGCAGCTTGGCCGCCCGGTGTTATTGTCCGTCGGCTATTCCACCTGCCACTGGTGCCACGTGATGGAGGAGGAGTCGTTCGAGGACGAGGAGATCGCGCGGTTTCTCAACGAACACTACGTCGCCATCAAAGTCGATCGCGAGGAGCGGCCGGATGTCGACGGGATCTACATGAGCGCCGTCCAGACGCTGACCGGTAGCGGCGGCTGGCCGATGACCGTGTGGTTGACGCCGGAGCGCAAGCCGTTTTACGCCGGCACGTACTTCCCCGCGCGCGACGGCGATCGCGGGGCCCGGGTTGGCTTTCTCACGCTCTTGCAACAAATCGACCGCAGCTACCGCGAGCATCCCGACGTCGTCAGCGAGTCGGCGAGCGCGCTGGTGGAGCACATTCGTCGCAGCCTTGCCGCAACAGCGTCCGATGGCGGTCTGCCGAATGCGGACGTCCTGCACGCGGCGGCTCGGCAGTACGCAAGTCGGTTCGATCCGGAAAACGGCGGCGTGCGTGGGGCACCGAAATTCCCGAGCAGCTTGCCGATCCGTTTTCTGCTGCGCTACTCGCGTCATGCCGGCAACCAGCAGGCCCTCGCCATGGCGACGCAGACGCTGGCGCAGATGGCGGCCGGCGGCATCTACGATCAGATCGGCGGTGGCTTTCACCGCTACTCGACCGATGCCCGCTGGCTCGTGCCGCATTTCGAGAAGATGCTCTACGACAACGCCCTGCTGGCCGTCGCCTATCTGGAGGCATTCCAGGCAACCGGCCGAGAGGATTTCGCCGGCGTGACGCATCAAATCCTCCGCTACGTCGAGCGCGACATGACCGCGCCTGATGGGGCATTCTATTCAGCAACCGATGCCGACAGCCTGGCGCCGAACGGGCGCCGTGAGGAAGGATGGTTCTTCACCTGGACACCCGCCGAGATCGACGCCGCGCTCCGCAGCGAGCAGGCGAGTGCGGTGAAGACGTACTACGCGGTCACCGCGCGAGGGAATTTCGAGCAGCGCAACATCTTGCACACGCCGCGATCGCTGGCCGCGGTCGCCACCGAACTGAAGCTGCCGGAGCAAAAGGTTCGCGTGCTCGTCGGCGAAAGCCGAGAGCCGCTGTATCAAGTCCGAAATCGGCGGCCCGCTCCGCTGCGCGACGAGAAGATCCTCGCCGCGTGGAACGGGCTGATGATTTCAGCCTTTGCGCGCGCCGCGTTGGGCCTTGGCGACCGCCGCTATGCGGAGCGCGCGGCTCGGGCCGCCGATTTCGTGCTCACGCGCATGCGCAAAGACGGGCGACTGCTGCGTAGCTTCACGGACGGGCACGCGCGTCACAACGGATATCTCGAAGACTATGCATTCGTGATCGCCGGCTTGCTCGACCTTTACGAAGCGACGGGCGACGCGCGCTGGCTCGACGAGGCCGTAGTGCTCGATCGCGTGCTGGAACAGCACTTCGAGGACACGCGGGTCGGCGGGTTCTTCATGACCAGCAATGATCACGAGGCGCTCCTGGCGCGCGAGAAGCCCAGCTACGACGGAGCCGAGCCGTCGGGCAACTCGGTACAGGTTCTCAACCTCTTGCGCCTGCACGAGCTGACCACCAACGATCACTACCGCCGGCGCGCGGAGCGGGCGCTGAGCGCGTTCGGCGACACTCTCGCCCGGGCGCCCACCGCGTTGTCGGAAATGCTGCTGGCGGTCGACTACCAGCTCGATACGCCGAAGGAGATCGTCGTCGTCGTGCCGAGCACTCGTGGGCAAGCGGATCCGTTTCTCGTGCCGCTGCGCACGACCTTCCTGCCCAACCGCAGCCTCACGATCGTCGCCAGCGACGACGTGGCCACGCTGGCGAAGCGCGTACCGCTGGTCGAGGGCAAAATCGCCCGCGGCGGCAAGGCGACCGCGTACGTGTGCGAAAGGCGCGTGTGTGCGCTGCCGACGACCGATCCCGCAGTGTTTGCCAAACAGATCGCGAAGGTGACACCGCTCACGCCCACGGCAACGCCGTGA
- a CDS encoding DsrE family protein, whose protein sequence is MKYLVILNDPPYGTERSYNGLRLASSLAKAEGATVSVFMIGDAVGCALAGQTTPAGYYNIERMLKFLAGKRAAIGVCGSCIDARGIKAESLVGGAHRSSMDELTAWTQEADKVLVF, encoded by the coding sequence ATGAAGTACCTGGTGATTCTCAATGACCCACCATACGGCACCGAGCGAAGCTACAACGGCCTGCGGCTGGCGAGCTCGCTCGCAAAGGCCGAAGGCGCGACCGTGTCGGTCTTCATGATCGGCGACGCCGTTGGCTGTGCGCTCGCCGGACAGACGACGCCGGCCGGCTACTACAACATCGAACGCATGCTGAAGTTCCTTGCCGGCAAGCGGGCAGCGATTGGGGTGTGCGGCAGCTGCATCGACGCCCGCGGCATCAAGGCCGAATCGTTAGTCGGCGGAGCGCACCGCAGCTCGATGGATGAGCTGACGGCCTGGACGCAGGAGGCGGACAAGGTGCTGGTGTTTTGA
- a CDS encoding FAD-dependent oxidoreductase, producing MRTRIVIVGGSFGGINAAYALRRLLRDRAEITVISKDPEFTFLPSLPWVILGWRDPARLQVPLDQPLTSRGIRFVHGEVRELDPAKGEVRTAAAQFPYDFLVIASGADLDYAAVPGVGPLAGHTQSTFSVGEAVRARDALARVLAGDSGRIAIGAAPGASCIGPAYEIVMMIDTALKRTRKRPRFSLTFVTPEPFIGHFGVGGIGMAPRMMQDEFADRHIECIVNAKIAEARPGRLILADGAERPFDFALVIPAFLGSPFVRGVEGLANPKGFVSVTPHLASAKFGNIYAAGVAVAIAPPAPTPVPVAVPKTGQMSELMAQAAAHNIAADIAGGAKVDGLSLPATCIADAGDTAFYLAADPFLPPRNQVTHKRGKWAHYLKLAFERYYLARIRHDWPSLHFGW from the coding sequence ATGCGTACCAGGATCGTGATCGTTGGTGGCTCTTTCGGCGGCATCAACGCGGCCTACGCGCTGCGGCGGCTACTGCGCGACCGAGCGGAGATCACTGTGATCTCCAAGGACCCGGAGTTTACCTTTCTTCCGTCGTTGCCGTGGGTGATTCTTGGCTGGCGTGATCCTGCACGGCTGCAAGTTCCGCTCGATCAACCACTGACGAGCCGCGGAATCCGGTTCGTTCACGGTGAGGTGCGCGAGTTGGATCCGGCCAAAGGCGAAGTGCGGACCGCCGCCGCGCAGTTCCCGTACGACTTCTTGGTAATCGCCTCGGGCGCGGACTTGGACTACGCGGCCGTTCCGGGCGTCGGGCCTCTCGCCGGACACACGCAATCGACCTTCAGCGTCGGCGAGGCCGTTCGTGCCCGCGACGCGCTGGCGCGTGTTTTGGCCGGCGACAGCGGGCGCATCGCGATTGGCGCCGCGCCGGGCGCCAGCTGTATCGGTCCGGCTTACGAGATCGTGATGATGATCGACACCGCGCTCAAGCGCACGCGCAAACGGCCCCGATTCAGCTTGACCTTCGTCACCCCCGAGCCGTTCATCGGCCACTTCGGCGTTGGCGGCATCGGGATGGCGCCGCGCATGATGCAGGACGAGTTTGCCGATCGTCACATCGAGTGCATCGTAAACGCGAAGATCGCCGAGGCCCGCCCCGGCCGGTTGATTCTGGCGGACGGTGCCGAGCGGCCGTTCGATTTCGCGCTGGTGATCCCCGCCTTTCTCGGCAGCCCGTTCGTGCGCGGCGTCGAGGGCTTGGCGAATCCGAAGGGGTTTGTATCCGTCACGCCGCATCTGGCCAGCGCCAAGTTCGGCAATATCTACGCCGCCGGCGTGGCCGTAGCGATTGCGCCGCCCGCGCCGACCCCGGTGCCGGTTGCGGTGCCGAAGACCGGACAGATGAGCGAGTTGATGGCCCAAGCCGCGGCGCACAACATCGCCGCCGACATCGCCGGCGGAGCGAAGGTTGATGGACTGTCGCTGCCGGCCACCTGCATCGCCGACGCCGGCGATACCGCCTTCTACCTGGCCGCCGATCCCTTCCTACCGCCGCGCAACCAGGTGACGCACAAGCGCGGCAAGTGGGCGCACTATCTCAAGCTGGCCTTTGAGCGCTACTACCTCGCGCGCATTCGGCACGACTGGCCGTCGCTGCACTTCGGATGGTGA
- a CDS encoding outer membrane lipoprotein-sorting protein, giving the protein MSRLGFVGFLLAVMPAVAQAQPTATDIVEKSQQAFYYPGSDMKAKVTMELIAGEGKKRTRVLAMLRKNDSTSRNQKYFLYFHQPGDVRRTAFLVWKYPEKDDDRWIFIPALNAVRRVAASDSRSSFVGSDFTYEDISGRDLSADAHTLLHEEKLGEADCYVIESIPKSGAEYTKKRAWIDQATFLPRQEEYYDAQNELARRFTADAIENVAAGEGKTIPTVVKRTMRNVKSGHRTEVRFESVAYDVGLDDEVFAERALQSPPRKWIE; this is encoded by the coding sequence ATGAGCAGGCTTGGCTTCGTCGGTTTCCTTCTTGCTGTTATGCCCGCCGTCGCACAGGCTCAGCCGACGGCAACCGACATCGTCGAGAAATCACAGCAAGCCTTCTACTACCCGGGCAGCGACATGAAGGCCAAGGTGACGATGGAGCTGATCGCGGGCGAGGGCAAGAAGCGGACGCGCGTGCTGGCCATGCTGCGCAAGAACGACTCCACCAGCCGCAATCAGAAATACTTCCTGTACTTCCACCAGCCCGGCGACGTGCGCCGCACGGCCTTTCTGGTCTGGAAGTATCCGGAGAAGGACGACGACCGCTGGATCTTCATCCCGGCGCTGAACGCGGTGCGGCGGGTCGCAGCCAGCGATAGCCGGTCGAGCTTCGTCGGCTCCGACTTCACCTACGAAGACATCTCCGGCCGCGACCTGTCCGCCGATGCACACACGCTGTTACACGAAGAGAAGCTCGGCGAGGCGGACTGCTACGTCATCGAGAGCATCCCCAAGTCAGGCGCGGAGTACACGAAGAAGCGAGCATGGATCGACCAGGCAACTTTCTTGCCGCGGCAGGAGGAATATTACGACGCTCAGAACGAATTGGCCCGCCGCTTCACCGCCGATGCGATCGAAAACGTTGCGGCGGGCGAGGGCAAGACGATCCCGACCGTCGTCAAGCGGACCATGAGGAACGTCAAGAGCGGCCACCGCACGGAGGTGCGCTTCGAAAGCGTCGCCTACGATGTGGGGTTGGACGACGAGGTCTTCGCTGAGCGCGCCCTGCAAAGCCCGCCGCGAAAATGGATCGAATGA
- a CDS encoding MMPL family transporter: MTERSAAHPRAVIALTAVVTLAFAAQFPKITIDTDPKHMLPATSPVRQYNDQVEKEFALHADVIALGIVNERGIINRQTLARIAALTREIQKLPGVIARDVVSFATIDNITARGGDLVARPVLDRVPETEAELDAFRVALLGNPLFINRIVSPDATATVIYVPIEPTADGKAIADAIRRLLPHDGGDDRFLLAGDPVARDTFGAEMFRQMGLFSPIAGMVMCVALWLMFRSVPLVVANMAVAMVSIIWCMGLLIGLGFPVHIMSSMSPVFLMAIATDSVHIFNEFAFRFSEVRDKPRAVRDTIASVGGPVFYSDVTTAVGFASLATASIIPVRIFGLFVGFGTLVILLMSFTLVPAILMLLREDRVPNVALGAGRSAVPARLSRLGELCVRRAGAIAIAGAAVLAVAVAGLFRIHVNNNMVHWFKADSEVRTADRILSARLGGTSTAYLVVRGAGEDAMKDPAMLRAIAALQREVERDPRVGKTFSVADYVTRINRVLHDDTRAFERIPDSAEEIGQYLFLLSTAAKPSDMDNVVDYPFQQANVFVQLKSWDAGVMADVLRRTEAYLSAHPLPGGATVHPAGIAYFNLVWSNEVLWGMIESFMAGLVLVLLLLVAQTRSLWWGALSFLPLLFTIAVIYGVVGLAGKDFDMPVAVLSTLSLGLAVDFAIHFVARFQQRYRECGDLHAALVWTVARPGRGIFLNALLFALGFAVMVFADLTPYITVGVLMAAIMLLSALTSVVYLPGLIQLLRPVLFKGGHT, translated from the coding sequence GTGACAGAGCGGTCCGCCGCTCATCCCCGCGCCGTGATCGCGTTGACGGCGGTCGTCACGCTGGCGTTCGCAGCCCAGTTCCCGAAGATCACCATCGACACCGATCCGAAGCACATGCTGCCGGCGACCTCGCCCGTGCGGCAGTACAACGATCAGGTCGAGAAGGAGTTCGCGCTGCACGCCGATGTGATCGCGCTCGGCATCGTCAACGAGCGCGGGATCATCAATCGACAGACGCTGGCGCGCATCGCGGCGCTGACGCGCGAGATCCAGAAGCTGCCGGGCGTTATCGCGCGCGACGTCGTCAGCTTTGCCACCATCGACAACATCACGGCCCGCGGCGGCGACCTCGTCGCGCGGCCGGTGCTCGACCGCGTACCCGAGACGGAGGCCGAGCTCGACGCCTTTCGGGTAGCCTTGCTCGGCAACCCGTTGTTCATCAATCGCATCGTCTCGCCGGATGCGACCGCCACCGTGATCTATGTGCCGATCGAGCCGACCGCCGACGGCAAAGCGATCGCCGACGCCATCCGGCGGCTGCTGCCACACGATGGCGGGGACGACCGGTTCCTCTTAGCCGGCGATCCCGTCGCCCGCGACACGTTCGGCGCCGAGATGTTCCGCCAGATGGGCCTGTTCTCGCCGATCGCCGGCATGGTGATGTGCGTCGCGCTGTGGCTCATGTTCCGCAGCGTTCCGCTCGTGGTGGCGAACATGGCCGTGGCCATGGTCAGCATCATCTGGTGCATGGGCCTGCTCATCGGCCTGGGCTTTCCCGTCCACATCATGAGCTCGATGAGCCCGGTCTTCCTGATGGCGATCGCGACGGACAGCGTGCACATCTTCAACGAGTTCGCATTCCGCTTCAGCGAGGTCCGCGACAAGCCGCGCGCGGTGCGCGATACCATCGCCAGCGTCGGCGGCCCGGTGTTCTACTCCGACGTCACCACCGCCGTGGGCTTCGCATCGCTGGCCACCGCGAGCATCATCCCGGTGCGGATCTTCGGGCTGTTCGTCGGTTTTGGGACGCTGGTGATCTTGCTGATGAGCTTCACCTTGGTGCCGGCGATCTTGATGCTGCTGCGGGAGGATCGCGTCCCGAACGTTGCGCTGGGCGCCGGGCGCTCGGCTGTGCCGGCACGCTTGTCACGGCTCGGGGAACTCTGTGTGCGCCGGGCCGGCGCCATCGCCATTGCCGGCGCGGCCGTCCTTGCCGTCGCGGTTGCCGGCCTTTTCCGCATCCACGTGAACAACAACATGGTGCACTGGTTCAAAGCCGACAGTGAGGTGCGAACCGCGGACCGCATACTAAGCGCGCGCCTCGGCGGTACCTCCACTGCCTACCTCGTCGTGCGCGGCGCCGGCGAAGACGCGATGAAAGACCCGGCGATGCTGCGCGCCATCGCGGCGCTGCAGCGCGAAGTGGAGCGCGACCCGCGCGTCGGCAAGACGTTCTCGGTAGCCGACTACGTCACCCGCATCAACCGCGTCCTGCACGATGACACTCGGGCGTTCGAGCGGATTCCTGACTCAGCAGAGGAGATCGGACAGTATCTCTTCCTGTTGAGCACCGCCGCCAAGCCGAGCGACATGGATAACGTCGTCGACTACCCGTTTCAGCAGGCCAACGTTTTCGTGCAGCTCAAGAGTTGGGATGCCGGGGTGATGGCTGACGTGCTGCGGCGGACCGAAGCCTACCTGTCTGCGCATCCCTTGCCCGGCGGCGCGACGGTTCATCCCGCCGGCATCGCGTACTTCAACCTGGTGTGGAGCAACGAGGTGCTGTGGGGCATGATCGAGAGCTTCATGGCGGGCCTGGTGCTCGTCTTGCTGCTCCTGGTGGCGCAGACGCGCTCGCTCTGGTGGGGCGCGCTCTCCTTTCTCCCGCTGCTGTTCACCATCGCCGTCATCTACGGCGTGGTCGGCCTGGCGGGCAAGGACTTCGACATGCCTGTCGCCGTGCTGTCGACGCTGTCGCTCGGGCTGGCAGTTGATTTCGCCATCCACTTTGTCGCGCGCTTCCAGCAGCGTTACCGCGAATGCGGCGACCTCCACGCCGCGCTCGTGTGGACCGTGGCACGCCCGGGGCGCGGGATATTTCTCAACGCGTTGCTGTTCGCCCTCGGATTTGCGGTCATGGTCTTCGCCGACCTAACACCGTACATCACCGTTGGTGTCTTGATGGCGGCGATCATGCTGCTCTCGGCGCTGACCAGCGTGGTCTATCTGCCCGGCCTCATTCAGCTGCTGCGGCCGGTGCTGTTCAAGGGAGGACACACATGA
- a CDS encoding winged helix-turn-helix transcriptional regulator: MPARAIPPKRDAARALYEHHAEMCKVLSNATRLMILNVLRESEMTVAAIAEQLGLALGTVSPHLLMMKQRRVLASRKQGNQVFYRLANPKMLQAFDLIREILYEQMKQHERLAQELEFQRRPKRR, translated from the coding sequence ATGCCCGCACGAGCGATTCCCCCCAAGCGCGACGCCGCCCGCGCCCTGTACGAGCACCACGCCGAGATGTGCAAGGTGCTCTCCAACGCCACCCGGCTGATGATCCTGAACGTGCTGCGCGAGAGCGAGATGACCGTGGCGGCTATCGCCGAGCAGCTCGGGCTCGCCCTTGGCACGGTGTCGCCTCACCTCTTGATGATGAAGCAGCGCCGTGTGCTGGCGTCGCGCAAGCAGGGCAATCAGGTATTCTATCGCCTCGCGAATCCGAAAATGCTCCAGGCCTTCGACCTGATCCGCGAGATTCTCTACGAGCAGATGAAGCAGCACGAGCGACTGGCGCAGGAGTTGGAATTCCAGCGCCGGCCGAAGCGGCGGTAA